From one Chryseobacterium sp. 3008163 genomic stretch:
- a CDS encoding nuclear transport factor 2 family protein: MIQLHPLPPFNEETAIQKIQKAEDAWNSKDPIRISKAYTLDTEWRNRNQFIKGRKEVQNFLADKWKNELDYKLKKQLWTFNDNRIAVRFEYEYRDKNGQWYRAYGNENWEFDENGLMKKRFASINDLKIKETERRL, translated from the coding sequence ATGATACAATTACATCCGCTACCACCTTTTAACGAAGAAACAGCGATACAAAAAATTCAAAAGGCAGAAGATGCCTGGAACAGCAAAGACCCTATTCGAATTTCAAAAGCATATACGCTTGATACAGAATGGCGTAATAGAAATCAATTCATTAAAGGAAGAAAAGAAGTACAGAATTTTCTTGCTGACAAATGGAAAAATGAATTGGATTACAAACTTAAAAAACAGCTTTGGACATTTAACGACAATCGTATTGCTGTAAGATTTGAGTACGAATATCGCGATAAAAATGGTCAATGGTATAGAGCTTACGGAAACGAAAATTGGGAATTTGATGAAAATGGATTAATGAAAAAAAGATTCGCAAGCATCAATGATTTAAAAATTAAAGAAACAGAAAGAAGGTTATAA
- a CDS encoding TetR/AcrR family transcriptional regulator — MRPQKILDTDMIAGLTKVFRDKGYEGASLNDLAEVTGLKKASLYHRFPNGKQEMAECVLNNIDQWVDDHIFFPLLDENKSIKLRLRDALKNIEILYDSGKETCVLRAFSMHSGLSLFEQQIKSGMDKWITAFNVLGISLKLSSTESQQNAMQTLIELQGSLIVTKGLADTSIFKNTLKNIEKRYSTE, encoded by the coding sequence ATGAGACCACAGAAAATTTTAGATACAGATATGATAGCCGGACTTACCAAGGTTTTTAGAGATAAAGGCTATGAAGGAGCGAGTTTAAATGATTTAGCGGAAGTAACCGGATTAAAAAAAGCAAGTCTGTATCATCGATTTCCAAATGGAAAACAAGAGATGGCAGAATGTGTATTGAACAATATAGATCAGTGGGTTGATGATCATATTTTCTTTCCTCTATTGGACGAAAATAAATCAATAAAATTGAGATTAAGAGATGCTCTAAAAAATATTGAAATTCTATATGATAGCGGAAAAGAAACGTGTGTTTTAAGAGCTTTTTCAATGCATAGCGGATTATCGTTATTTGAACAACAGATAAAATCTGGTATGGATAAATGGATTACCGCTTTTAATGTATTGGGTATTTCCTTAAAATTATCTTCCACAGAGTCTCAACAAAACGCTATGCAGACCTTAATAGAATTGCAAGGCAGTCTAATTGTAACAAAAGGGTTAGCTGATACCAGTATTTTTAAAAATACTTTAAAAAATATTGAAAAGCGATATTCAACAGAGTAA